The Coregonus clupeaformis isolate EN_2021a chromosome 37, ASM2061545v1, whole genome shotgun sequence sequence TCACGTGAAACAGTCACTGCGCATGTCATGGGCTATCTCCTCCAGACTCACATCCTGCTCCAGATGAGGCTTACTGCCCCCCTATGACAGACACAATAACCATGAAACAACCCTTCTCACAGCAACACCAGCCACTAACTAAGGCATTATATGAGGCTGATGGATTGTCGCATTGTGAGCTTCCATCCATGGCATTCCACGTTACCTTGGTGATGGTGAGTAAGATGGCGTGTCGGTCTGATGGAGGTGGGAGGCCCACATACAGGGTCTTGTCCAGACGGCCTGGTCTCAGCACAGCAGGGTCAATGATATCTACAGGGACGTCAACAATGGTGAATAACTTCACAGATTTGAATAGTAGCGTCATATAAGTATACAAAACTGTACATGCGTCAATAGAACCATACACCAAAACACTGAAAAAGAATCTACCTCAAATTTTGGTTTTGTGATAGGTGAATATCTATGTCAATGAGGGAGTGAAATGATGCGAGAAGCCCACCTGGTCTATTGGTAGCAGCCATGATGAAGACCTGCCGCCGGGTCTCCAGTCCATCCATCTCAGTAAGCAGCTGGTTGACCACACGGACACTGGCTCCAGACTGAGGACACACCGCCACCATCACCCTCATGTCAACAATACTATATTAATCATCATTCACCTCCATTCACTCAGATGGTGACCCTCAGATAGCGGATTATTAGCCCTTCTCACCTCATGCCCGGAGCGGCGGGGGCACAGTGCATCGATCTCGTCGAAAAATATGACACAAGGGGCAGAGTTCCTTCCTCTCTGGAACACCTGTCGCACGGCCCGCTCGCTCTCTCCCACATACTGAGGAACAAGAGACACAAAGCTGTCTAACTCATGTCGAAATCCACAGCTCGaataacagacacacacacagtaccagtcaaaagtttgcacacagctactcattccagggtttttctttatttttactattttctacattgtagaataatagtgaagatatcaaaactatgaaataacacatattgaatcatgtagtaaccaaaaaagtgttaaaaaaatcaaaatatattttatatttgagattattcaaagtaaccacccttgatgacagctttgcacacttggcattccaTCTAACCTACATAATGCTAAGTTAATCATTCAGGCCCCCAGAATCAAAGTATGTTTCCTTTGTGTTTTACATTATATAAAGTCAGTGGACATGAATTAGGCCATTAAAATGCATCCAGGTGATTTAGGAGTATTACCTCACAGTGTGAAGGGTATCTGATATAATGACTATTAACGGTATAGATAGCTTTGACTACAGGTAACTGAGCCCTCTCCAAGTAAATAATGCACAAGACTGTCAGATCACTTCTGCTTACTGTCTGTGAGAACGCAATGATTTCAGTCGGGCACTTCAGTTACAAATATAATTTCAGCAGATTTACCGACACAGAGTTAACATGACTTGGCTAAGTGTCACAGGCCAAAGTCATGTTGAGGCACTCCAGGAATCTGTATAGCTGAATGACTCACCATGTTCAGCAGCTCTGGCCCCTTGACAGAGATGAAGTTAAGTCCTGACTCATTGGCCACAGCCTGAAATCGGAGACACACAACACGGTATACTGTTGTAACTGATTATTTACTAAACCACCACAAGCCTTCAACATTCCACTTATTTTAGCAGCTGGCAAACGGTACCTTGGCCAGCAGGGTCTTTCCACAACCTGGAGGCCCAGCTAGCAACACCCCTGCAGGAGCACTGAGACCCAGGGCTTTGAACTGCTCAGGAGAACGCACAggggcctgaggacacacacaaacacaaagttAATACACACACTGCCCTTATTCATCTAAGACGCACAATGCCAGTATTCATTCTGAAGTCAACAAAGTACGACCTATAATCCAGTCTGAATCTGGATGAGTTTAGAGCTAGATAGAGCCGACAGCCATACAATGTTAATCTATAACATTTGCAATGTGCCATTAACTCTGTGACCACTGCCATTGACCGTGTAAATGGACTGACGTCATGCTGTTGTTAAATTAACCTGAAGAGAACCTATGGTTCCTTGTGTTGATACTTATTCAACCATAGCAGTTGAGTCAGAATACCAAACCTATTATATATGGTTAAGTTCCCACAATCAACCACTGTTGTTCTGAATGACATGCTCCAATCAcagaacaggtacagtatattCCCTATGTTCTGATGACAAAATACTTCTAGGGTGGGGACAATTGTTTTATGGTGTTATGCTTTTGGAATAAATAGTTTAATGTCTTAGAGAGATAACCGTGATAGAGGTGGATATTTTATTTGACAATCTTAAATGCTACGAGAGCAAAGGAACTGGTCAATTTTCCTGACAACGTGACCTGAacagaaaaactcctggcccaaaTTATAATACACCAAGTCCAAATCCTTATGTTGTTTAGCAGTGGCTAACACTGAGCCCAACATATCAGATATAGCATCAGCTGTTTTGAGGAGATACCCACCAGGATGGCCATGGTGAGCTCTTCGCGGATGTCATGCAGGGCCCCCACGTCCTCCCAGGTGACGTCTGGCACCGTGGCGAAGCCTTCACGCTTGGCAGAGGGTTGCACACTGGCCAGGGAGCCCAGGAAGTCTGACATGAGGATGCACAGGCCAGCAAGCTGCTCCTCAGACAGCGACTCACTGCTCTTCAGCAGAGACAGCAGGCGACACAGCTCCCCCTGGTGGTGAAGACAGAGAAGTGGAACATTTTCACACCACTGACCATCAAGGTGGGATGTTCACCAGATTCAGAGGGAACAGTGAATTCAATACTATTTACAGCATACTGTCCTAGTGAAAAACACAGCCAGTGTTTATTTGATGGAGTCAAATATATCACCCTGAAGGTTGTCTCAATGGCCAGAGGATGCTGCTGGTCTCCCTGTGGTACGTGGCTAAGGTCTGTCATCTCCTGGCGCTCTGTGTCTGCTGAGGCCTGGCATCTCTCTGGGCCCTGTGGGAGAGGACCTGCGCCCTGAGGCACCTCTGACTCTGCGCTCTCCTCCGCCATGGGGACCAGCCCCTGGTTCTTGTCCTGCCTCTCCAGCAGGACCCTGTTGACGGCACTCATGGCGGCCTCGCGGCACAGCGCCATGAGGTCAGCTCCCACGTACCCCGGGGTAAGACGCGCCAGCTGCCGGTAGTCAAAGTCCTCAGGGAGCTTCAGCTTCCGACAAAGGGTCTTCAGAATTCTGAGAGCAGGAATCAACACACGGCGGGTAACTTACAGTCTCAACACCAGAGCTAGCAACCACATTATCGTCAACGCCACTATTATTATAGGAGACAAACCCACTCACCTGAGACGAGCTGCTTCATCAGGTATCCCCAGACAGATTTCTTTGTCAAAGCGTCCAGCACGGCGCAGCGCTGGGTCCAGAGAGTCTGGCCGGTTGGTGGCACCAATGACCATCACCTGGGCTGTGACAGCTAAAGAGTTCAGGTCTGGAGAAACACATAGATGAAAGAGTGAAGGGAAGATTAACGTCAACCAAAAGTACCAGAGAAGGTGAATTGATAATCTCCCAACCCTGCCAACAAAATATATCAAATTGATTTCTTTATCATAAAAGGAGATATTCCTATCAAAGAAATATAGGTGTATTGTAATCATCAACTCAAAAGTCATGAAATCAACAAGATGTATTGCACTAGCATCTCTCACCATCCATGCAGGTGAGCAGCTGAGCAACAATCCGTCTCTCCATGTCCTTGGAGGCCACCTCTCTCTTAGGAGTGATGGCATCAATCTCATCAATGAACAGGATGCAAGGGGAGCTGGTCTGCAAGGGTAACAGGACCAGAATGGTTAGTTTGAGCGAGCTGTCCTTGAAGGGACATTCTTATAAAATATTCATTTAATTTCACAGCAAACTGTGTAGCAGCCCGTCTGTCTAGACTCAGGAGTGACACTTACCACAGCCTGCTCAAACAGCTCTCTCAGCTTCTGCTCAGATTCCCCTGACACCCCAGACACCAGCTCTGGCGCCGACACCTTCAGCATGGGCAGCTCCATCTCCTTTTAACACACACAGAGGGAAATGAATGAGTCATTTTCACATAGAAAAAAACATGTCTATATTAGAAGATTTTTCCaggaaatgtggaaaaaggttaGTGAGGAAAAATGTGGAATAAGATTAGTGAGGAAAAATCATCTCTATATATAAAGGGGGACACCATCCAGACTCACCCCAGCCACAGCCTGGGCCAGCAGGGTTTTCCCACAGCCAGGGGGGCCATGAAGCAGGAACCCCCGTGGAGGGACCACCCCCAACTGCTGGTACACCTCTGGATGACGCATATGGATCAGCAGCTTACACACCTCCTTCAGTGACAAAGAGCCAGACAGGAATTCAATCTACAAGCCATTATGGTTCAGTGCATGGGTCATGTTCAGCAggatacaatgtaaaaaaaacattttcaaacaGGAAATGAATAGGAgtattcttattggacaagttcaggtatgAGCTCGTCTGCTTTCTCCCATTTTGTGCATACAGAATACAACCCAGAATACATCTAAATGAGATTCCACAGCTAAGAAAACTGACAACACTAAAACTGACAAAACAAAGCATACCGTTAACGTGTCCTCATTGCCTCCAACATCTTCAAACTTTAATGTAGAATACTGTAGTTCAATGGATTTTGTCCTCGCTAGAACGATCAGAGGAAAACGTATAGTTTACAAAACACACACCATTCTGACTTCAAGTGATACTGTAGAAcaggggtattcaaatcttaccctacgaggtctggactactgctggttttctgttcaacctgataattaattgcacccacctggtgtcttATGcgtaaatcagtccctgattagagaggatgaatgaaaaaaagcagtggaactggcttcgtggtccagatttgaatttgagggaTGTATAATGTCTTAATATGTTCAACTGTTTAGTTTATATTGTTTGTATCCTTGACTGGCTACAATGTTTGAGTTCTTAAACATCATTAAAGTAAGGTGGGAAGCAACCTTTCTTGTTCATGATACTGGCCTCGATGTCACCATCGTTGCCCTTTGACGCTCCCTCTTTCCGCCGTTTAGATTTTTTCAATTTGCCTTTTTTTGGTGTCTTCTCAGGCTCAAGCATTGAGACATCTGTCTGCTTCTGGTGAAGTCAACATAAGCATTCAAATTGTTATAGCAAATTGTGAGACAAAGAGAGATGTAGTCATCCACTACTGACGAAAGACAACATAGGAAGCTGTGACACATACATTTCCTGCAGGACTGGCTGCCTCCTCTTCACACAGGTCAATGAGGATGCTGTCATGCTCCAGGCCTCTGCCCTTGTCTATGAACCAGCCCCCTGCAGACACCTTTGTGCCAACACTGTGAGGGGTGGACTGAGcctcgggggcagggctgtctGATGCAGACTGGTCCCTCCTGGGAGATGCCCCACTCTCTGGGTTCCCCTTCTTGTACAGGGACATCAGGGAGTTATTCATGAGGTTGATGGGCTGTTAAGGCAAGGGATAATCAGAAGGAAAAACAAGTTTAGTCTATTAGCGTATTGTCCTGAAGCTCTGTGGCATTTTTTATATTACAATGACTCACATGGTAATAAGCAACACATAAGGATGGTAAACTTGACAAATGAATGAAAAGAGGTAGTAGAGAATTATGTACCGGTTGTTCGGGAAGGTCCTCATCACTATCAGTAGTGTCATCCAAGTTACTGCTGCCATCCCTGTAAAAGACCAGAATATGCGCTGTATAATCACTCAACTCAGGGGCATTGACAAATCAAAACAAAAAGATTATGAGCAGATGGTGTGGCCCTTACCCAGCATCCTTCTCACTGTGTCTGGCTCTCTTGGCCAAGTGCTTGTTCTCCAGATCGTTCAGTCCAGATTCATCGCATATCACGCCATGGACTGAAGGTGTAAAAATGCACAGAGAATTGTAAGTTCTGGTTTGCTCTTGGAGAAATTGGCTAACATGCTTTAATGAAAAGATCGGCAGATGCATTGTAGCTGAACTACCAAAAATGCCATGTGCAGTCAAATGATAAATTAGGTACTTGTATAAGTTTTCACTCACCTTTTTCCACCTGAATCCTGAATGCAGTCTTGTTTCGCCTGCCATAGTCCATTCTGAGGAGGATACAATATTAAGCTGTGTGTATAAACCCTGAAGGTTTTCAGAAAGGCAAGGTTGTAGAAAGAGTACATGGGGAAATTATGATAAATCAAACTCACCTGTAGAGTCTCTGAAGATCATGTGCCATTGAAGTAATGTCAACATACTGACCGCTCTGGTTACTCAAATACTAGCAGACAAAATTGAACAGATCCAATACAGTAACAACACATTACTGTaaattatgttagctagctagcgtgttACAAAATAGGAATCAGGCGACAGTTGGTGTATACTGCGAATAACTAGTCTAAAATGTACCTGCTCAACTCTCTGTTTGAGTCGGTTGTCCACCCCGCCACCTCTGTTCTTCATCATGTCTCCTGTCACCTGCAACATTAGTTGCGTTACAACTAACGTGAGTTAGCGTACTAATTCACTTAACTAGCTATAAATAATGAGTAACATGAGGGTCGTTCCTAGCTAACAGTGTCTAACTACAGTTTATCtcgggaaaaaaatatttagagtAGTATAGCTAGATGAAACCGGTATATTTAACACATTGGATGAAAGTGGAAGTATGTGTAGACGTTACAGTCCCTAGCAATGTGATGCTATCGAGCAAGCTAGCTAATAGGGTCGCTATACCACCATAGGAGTGTCTATGCGTATGTACTCTAAACAGATAACCTTTAATTATAGGCACGTACCTTTTGTAATAATCGTACATAGCAGTTGATGAATAAGCAAAGACGATTGTAAATAACAGTAATTACAGTTAGCACAAGTTTGTACCCCACGTGAAACTACAGGCTTTTTACACGGAGCTGTCCATGATGTTGCCTGTTTGAAATTGTGGACAAAATGCCAGAACCAGAAGCAgaggtttcttcttcttcttcttcttcttcttcttcttcggtggGGGTTAGCAGAGGATTCGATTAGGAGGTGATTAATCGAGCTGTAATTCAACTTTATACAATTGATATCTCATACTGGTAGAAATCACGCTTGTTTTATAATCAGAAGAAATACGGGTGGACTATTTGCGGGTTATCATCAGGACAgcaattttatttaattttattccAAGTACAAATTACAAATATCAGACACAAATATTAATTATACAAATTATCAGCAATCAACAATTTACATCACTACGTCAAACATGtctaacacaaaacaaaacacaggtAAAAACAAGAAATATTTTAAATACATACAAAAAATTTAAATTAAAAGTGCAATTGCATTCACTCAGAAAAAATCTCATTATAATGATTTCATCAGGACCGGTATTAATTTCTGACTGGGACCTTCGTGACGTTGAAATTGGATcagagatattagagaaaggaggagataggAATCCCACAGGGCATTAAATGGACGAACGTATAACGCctcactccttgaaggagagtgCTCCTTGTCCCAGAACCACCCACAATGCACCGTGCGGCCCATGGGCAACGTTAATACGATTCCATTGGAGTTTCCTATCTTCTCAGAAGTATCTCTGACAGACATTATAGAAAGGGACCGCGCTATCTAgagtcaccttccaacaggacaacgaccttaagcacacagccatgaaaacacaggagtggctttgggacaagtctctgaatgtccttgagtggcccagccagaggccggacttgaacccgatcaaacgtctctggagagacctgaaaatagctgtgcagcgatggtccccatccaaactgacagagcttgagaggatctgcagagaagaatgggagaaactccccaaatacaggtgtgccaagcttgtagcttcatacccaagaagacttgaggctgtattcACTGctaaagatgcttcaacaaagtactgagtaaagggtctgaatacttatgtaaattttatTTTTCCATTTTTTTCTTTGTAAAAACTATTTTTGCCCACAACCCCATTTTTATATCTGAAAATTCTCTTGACCCCAACCATGTGAATTTTATTaatgtaattaacagccaatgtttacttttttaattgGGGCTATAACAGtataacagtatttctgattgtattCTCAACTTACCATCatatacttttaatgtggggcgttgacagtcaattgcaaattagtctgacatttATCTTAACTCTCCACCACTAATGACATGGGTGTGCTTGATTCATGTCGTGtcagagcttctcaaagtcaggggcgTGGTCGACAGTGTGCGCTTCATCTctcctgtcacatccaacctggatcgatatttgttGTTAATGCAGAGGAGAGCACTGAATCCGAGTTTTAGTGCTCTGAGGTAGACGGCACAGTATTCCCTTTCTCAGGAACAACATCTCCTCCATAGTGACCCGTAAATGCGttgtctgcagcattcggtcacatgacagctccATCAGCTGTTCGGTTTCACTTACCGTCATGTCAACTaagccaggatcacagtcaaactAATTTAGCTGATTCAGTCACTcatccatatatattttttgtattccCCCTGTATGCTTGCGTTCAGTTCattcagtttcccaaatatgtctgttacataggcaatgagacattttattttcattacacagaaagtcaacaaagtctgttttttttacatccattgcaattgacaacagttcctctctccattcaaaaaatctttccaacactccccctcgatGACCACCAAGCCTCCGTGTGAAATAtaacattgtcatgctctgatcccatatcgCCACATAGTTTTGCGAACAGGCGTGCGCAATGTAGTTTACAatcgaagttacctgctgcaTATCTCTGAGTTCTGCgctcagctcttttgccgccagttgctctcggtgtaaccattatagctcagtgggtgtatcatacaatgcttccatatggcagagggagacacattcataactaaattgcagaggcctgcccgccaTCCCACCATAGATaggagccccatctgtgcaaaagcccaccattcaatctgtttttcatcaatatagccacgcagcacactgaacatcccgTGAGACAAAACAATAAATATGTcctcgtgaatagcatccccTGACATGTAGCAAACAAAAGTCAATGTATGGGCATCTtggccctcacagctaacgtccatttggagagcataaggtggggagtttttcagtcattcagtcagtttcctcttgattgctagctATAACATAAATTCTTAGTTtcacagtgttatctgacaaaggtattgatgtgagtttctgtgcctctgcctcgctccgagatacaaataatattactacagataatacacgtaacgttagctagctagctaacagtacacttgaacttgaaatgaaaacgagtttctgacaaaatgagaaatgtgttatatctgaaaatgtagctagctagactctcttacccgtatacatggatggacgcttctctctctctgtcacggatgccacgGTTGCCATtcgtttgaagatgtaatccggagacaggtgttttatacaatagccttctgtgtgttctctttttgactccgtctgcatatttgcaatcaaacgccagaatttcctccatctccttagctatcatactctaattccactgatttcaaaactcggtcctccagaaagcgGAGAgtaacacttatgcagttctactacgtgatatctttcaaaaaagctgtgttagaaaggattacctacacatactgaccagctcatattatagacagaagcatgctacatggcagaccaatctgaactcatctctcggcatgtccagcccactcattatctcagccaatcatggctagcggaaaGGTGACTGTCTTtgtccgtggctaaaccaactaggctcgtaatttaacaatttaattagtatttacagatggcatacaagtttgttattaaggcacattaaCATTCACATGTtctagaaggcatttctgccaaaaatcTTATTTTGATAAAAGTTCACATTCAAATGGCgctcctgaaacgagtcacaaatcttagctagcaagctagacaagcggTCATCATCAataatcaagtcgacaatctactggcaaatccttttttgccatttatgaatgtgttattcaatgcgtttctatggactatagtagtagaggacaaattcaatattttatcaaataattgttgTATATTTTttggatacctaaaggggtcctaaagttcaaaatcaaatagctaaattatccatgATATGACAATCTTAAAACAATTTAATATGTTAGCTTAATAGAACAATTATTTTgcaagcagtaggcatttagaaGGAGTGGAGCGTATTGTTTTGTGATGACGTCACATGCCCCGCGTACCTTCAAAAGTATTCGGCAATCATCATTTATTCGAAAAACAGTTTCCATCATTTGTCGCAGTAAAGAAAATTCAACAAAAGAAAAATGGACCCCTATTGAACGGATAAAAATGTTGATCTTTAAAATGTCTGCTATATCTGCCGTTTCTATTACACGTCACAACTATTTTTTTCGACATTGCTTTGttgaataaacctgggtcaatggaaatgCCTAAAGTGTGAGAAAGAGGACAAGCGAGTGAGCAACAGCAGTCAAAAACATGACGTATATAATCAGATACAAAACAGTGATCACCTTACAAAAATATGGAAACTGTTTCTATCCTGATAGGATCCAATGACTGGCAAGATAATTTGCGCTTGCAAATAGACTTGCTCCATCAATTGCTGAGACCTAGATTATAAGAGGACAATGTATGTTGTAAGAGAATTTCTCCATTATAGAATAATTCCATCTCAACAGTTTAACATTAGGAAGAAAAACAGACAGCACATGCTTCAAATGGCAGTTGACCTTTAAATTGCGAAAATAAATTTGATCATATTTGCAGCACTAAATCAAGGTTGAACCAAGTGAAATATACACAAAAGTGGCCATGGCCCAATATAAGAGGGTTGTTTAATAAATATTTACAGTAACTAAAGGTCTGAACAATGGGATCAGTAGCTGGCAGCAAAACGATTCTGGACATGATAAATGCTGCAACACAGAGGAACACAGTTTGTTGAAAAAAGGACAACCCCaaaaggagagaaaaaaatcagAGGAATATTGTTTATTTCTAACTTTAAAAGCTCCAACTTCTGAAAACAGCTGCAATGATGCCAAACAATGACCCAAGGCCAGGTCCTCCAGAGATACAATCAATCCAGGACATGCAGTACAGCAGCTATTACTTATTCTAATCcttttccttcttcttcttcttcttcttcttctttttcttcttcttcttatttttGTTGCCTTTAGGAGATTTGCCTTTCTCGTCATCACTGCTGGAACTGCTTTCTCCTTTATCTTTGTCCTTTTTGTCACATACTTCCACTGTGGGATTTCCTTTggtctccatctcctccagttTGACTCTACCATGTTTCCCACTGGCAGGGTCAGAGGAAGCAGCACAAGAGCCCTTAtccactctcccctcctctctccccctggccTTCTGCAAACCTGGTGGGGTGTGCCCGCAGACCATCGTCATCTTTATCCTGGGGCTTCCAGGTCGTTCCTCTTTCACGTAGATCTTCTCCCTGTCGTTCCTGTAACCCTTTGGGCCCTCATCTAGTTTGCGTTTAAGGTCAGGGTGCCTCTGATCCCTCTGGTGCTCAGGATACCTCTGATCTCTTGggtctctctggtccctctgCTCTGGGGCCAGGAGGTATCTGCTGTGATGGCTAGggtgtcctctgtcctctccagGTCGTCTGTCTCCATGCTGATGCTATAGACAAGGTGAAACAAGTAGCTAAGAATTATATTGATACAGTTTGGGATTATAATACTGAAAATAACACCACAATTGTTTTTGGGAATTAGACTTTTTTTATGGATGCTGAAGCCAACTGGACTGGAAAGGAACCTCAAGTTAATACTGAGGTGTGATCTAGGTTGAACAATACAATGGTTTAACTACGTTATTTATTTGGTCAATGCAGTGTATACAGTTGAGTTACTGTGTGGGGCGAGAGAATGTAGCTAGGTACTTGCCATGCTAGGCT is a genomic window containing:
- the nvl gene encoding nuclear valosin-containing protein-like; its protein translation is MMKNRGGGVDNRLKQRVEQYLSNQSGQYVDITSMAHDLQRLYRMDYGRRNKTAFRIQVEKVHGVICDESGLNDLENKHLAKRARHSEKDAGDGSSNLDDTTDSDEDLPEQPPINLMNNSLMSLYKKGNPESGASPRRDQSASDSPAPEAQSTPHSVGTKVSAGGWFIDKGRGLEHDSILIDLCEEEAASPAGNKQTDVSMLEPEKTPKKGKLKKSKRRKEGASKGNDGDIEASIMNKKARTKSIELQYSTLKFEDVGGNEDTLTEVCKLLIHMRHPEVYQQLGVVPPRGFLLHGPPGCGKTLLAQAVAGEMELPMLKVSAPELVSGVSGESEQKLRELFEQAVTSSPCILFIDEIDAITPKREVASKDMERRIVAQLLTCMDDLNSLAVTAQVMVIGATNRPDSLDPALRRAGRFDKEICLGIPDEAARLRILKTLCRKLKLPEDFDYRQLARLTPGYVGADLMALCREAAMSAVNRVLLERQDKNQGLVPMAEESAESEVPQGAGPLPQGPERCQASADTERQEMTDLSHVPQGDQQHPLAIETTFRGELCRLLSLLKSSESLSEEQLAGLCILMSDFLGSLASVQPSAKREGFATVPDVTWEDVGALHDIREELTMAILAPVRSPEQFKALGLSAPAGVLLAGPPGCGKTLLAKAVANESGLNFISVKGPELLNMYVGESERAVRQVFQRGRNSAPCVIFFDEIDALCPRRSGHESGASVRVVNQLLTEMDGLETRRQVFIMAATNRPDIIDPAVLRPGRLDKTLYVGLPPPSDRHAILLTITKGGSKPHLEQDVSLEEIAHDMRSDCFTGADLSALVREASVNALRAYLLTQPNPSYTGHSYSNGPVADIRVSKQNFEDAFKKVRPSVSKKDQRMYEQLKESLTR